The Chiroxiphia lanceolata isolate bChiLan1 chromosome 3, bChiLan1.pri, whole genome shotgun sequence DNA segment agatatacatatatgtatatatagatgtggttaaaatatatatacatatatatatatgtatatgcatgtatacacacatatatatgtatgcatggGAAAACCCATCAAATACACCCCTATAAGTCTTCCTGGCTCTGTTATTTAgcagcatgaaaagaaaaataaaataaaacagttcaaAACCCAAAGGTGAATTCTGTGCGGCGGGTGCCTTGGGGAATGTTCCTTCCGGAGTCCATCGTCCGTACTGAAAGTGCTGTGCTCTACCGATCCTTCATTTTTAGGGTTCATTTGGattagtgttttgtttttttctgtccaggCGAGAAATCAGGCTCCAGAAACAGGGCTGTTCCCCCTTCTTTTCCGCTGCTCACCGTCTCGGTTTTTCACATCTGtcaaagaggagagggaaggaaaaaaagagaatgggGTTAATTTTTGTGATGAGGGTGCAAGTAGGACAGAGAAGGGGTGGCTACTGTGTTTAAGAGCACATGGTGTTAAGACATGGCATGATGTCACTGGTGGGGTGAAATGCTGTGCAGATGGGGCAAATCAGCTGAGAATCTCAGTCCCACGAATCAGTCGATGAATTCTACTCCCCCAGGCTCACCTATACGGAGTGGGGGGAGATACTCGTACAGGGGGAAATTTAGGAGCAGAATCAGTGGCTTCCTCACAGATGAGCTGAGTGTTTTGTTTGCACCCTTTCACACCATGCgcacacaaatacacacaaacacacagaaaaacaaggcTAAGCAATGCATGCAGAAGGACACAACCCCTCAGCTCTCCATCTAGCCTCTTGTTTGGGTCGGAAGCAATGCAGCCAACAAGGCCTCATGCAGGCAAGAAGGTGAAAAGTAAGTGTCTTTCATTCCACTAGCTGCCATGAGCAGAGGTTAGCaccagagaacagcagcagcctgaagaagcagcaggagaaatgagAATTTGCCCTCCCCCATTGGGCCCAATTCTAAATCTAAGAAAGAGCATGAGGAACTTCAGCTTAATCAGCTTTTTATCCGGAAACTGATAATCTAACCACTCCTATGACTCCTTCCTATTTTTCTGGCCAACACACCAACCTCCCTTAGTGCCAATTATCCCATCACAGTGAAATTAGTAAACCCCTTCTGTCATCATGATTTCTTGGGCTattgtttggcttttctttgtatttgttaCTATTTTTCACCCTTCAAACTTTGTGGGGTAATTTTCAGCTATTCTGGGCTTTCGGACAGCAGCAGGGGGAAAAAGGCCAAAGGTCTCAGGCTTCAGGGGTTTTGCTCACTAGGAGAAGTTTAACTCCAGAAGTTCCTCTATTCTGGCCCCTCCATCAATTACTCTCCCACTGAAATTAAAGCATCTCAGAAAAATTCTCTATATATAGAGCAGTTTCCACCACCCTGGCTGTGCCAAGGCCTCTCTGGTTTGGGCACAAAGCATTTTCATCTCCTAGATCTCTGTGGAAAGGATCTGAGTTGAGAGTCAGAGCCAAGGGCTCATTAGCAACCCCATTTCTATGTCTCTCTCTAGACAGGTTGGATGATCCTACACCAGAGATGCACACATACCTTGTGCGAGTCAAGATACCCCACTGAGTTCACCGAAGTGCTCAGATGGGAAACAAGAATCAGTTTCTGCATGTGTCTATGCCACAGATGGTGTGTGACAGTCCTCAGATGACACATGCACAGCATGGGTCTCTAAAAAAACACCAACCCCACAGTGCTTTTGCATCTCCCACCTCACATACGCATCTCTGCCTTCACCCAGAGACAGACTTAATCCTGTTGTATCCCATGTCACAGACCCGAATGCTGCCCCTCAAACCACAGCTCTGGACAGGACATGGACAGGGAACTGTGAGCACAGTGCAAGAGGACAGGTTGGTCTCCCCTGGATTTTAGAAGAACAAAGAGGCAAAGGAAAATGTAGGCACAGCCTTGAGGGAGGCTCCTGGTGGCTTTCCTCATTCTGCACACAGCAGAGCATCTCATCTACAAGCCGCAGAAAAAGGGCTTGGAAGACAGGGGTGATTAAATCCTAGTCAGTCAAGGATTTGTCTTTGTCCAACAGTATGCTCAGAGTCGCATACAGATAATGTACAGAGGGCTACAGATCCTCCCCTGGCTACCTCAGCAACATGAACTCCATTATCTTGTTCTACGATACAGGATACCTGAGAAAGAAATGCCTTGTCTCAGGGAGCCGTCCCCGTCCGAGTCCTGACAGCACATCTGAAACGCACAGCTGCCCTCTGAACCAGGGAAAATCTGTCCTCATCCCAGTTAGCCCCTCTGCCCTCTGGCCCATGTAGGACAGAGAAAAGAAGTAACCATATAGCACTGGTGCCAGAAGTCAGCAGGAAGCAAGCTCcccccctttctctttctctctctttgtgtGTTTCATCCTTCAGGACACAAACCTGCAAGTGCGCTCGTTTAACTCAAGCTGCCTCGACTTGCAACGTGAGTCTGTGAATTTGCAGGAACATTTACAGGTCTGGGGATCTTGTACAAACAAGTGCTTTCTCCTCTCTGAGCAAGGCTCACAGTGACTgcaaaaaggcaaaaggaaagatGTCTAAGCTACAGCgcttcagcagaaagaaaatacacatgCAACACCCTAAACATCAAAGCAATCCCCTTGCCCCCTCCCGCAGCCCCCATGCTGCCTACTGGAGTGTCGCAGGCTGGTGGATTTTCCAGCAGCACTCCGACAGCCCCAGGACAGCACCCCCTTGCATTAGcgtaaagagaaagaaaacaggctTTCTGCACAGTATTCACAAATGCTGCATTGGATCCATCGGCTCAGGccagagggaggaagaaggggaaagcaAGGATGGGAAGGTGAGAGGTCCCAGCCAGCTACTGATATATCAATGGAAGAAGTTCTCTGAAGTGGGCTATATGAGTAGAAAGAGGCCAGCAGCTAAATGAGTTAGATACACAGGGTCTCTGCTCCCCTGGAAAGTAGCTTAcccctgcagctggcactgccctcCTTTTTGTAAGCCCCATCTCAACCTGGCCACCTAGGAGTCTCCTACAGAGGAGCCGTGAATTAACAATGCAGAATTTTGTGAATCACCATAAGAGAGGCAGAACAAAAGAGACAGTGAGAGAGACAGTGAGAGAGAAGCCACCAAATccagcagaaagagagaaacaaaaaaaaaacaagagagcGCGCCCGCCCCAGTTCCCCAGCAccccctctccagcttcccgCTGTCCCACCTCTCCTCTCCACCTGTGACTCCACCAGACACACACTCACACGTGCGCACACACGTACACACACGCATGCATGGCAGATGCCAGCCTGCCTGTCACCAGTCGCCATAGCGGTGAGGGCACAAGACGAATGGGGGAAAGCAGGTGAGTTGGAAGGCATGAAGAGGTGCAAGGCACTCGCCCATCTACCTGCACTCTTGTGCCTCGGGAAAATAGTCGCCACTGATGATTAGAGAGCCAAGCAAGCTAGAGCCGCCTTCCCTGAGACAGCCTTAGTGCCAGAGTGGTGCCACCACCAGTGCCGCCCCTGCAGGATCCGTGGCCCACCAGTGACTGGGAGGGGAGGGTGAGATTTGAGTGAGCAGCAAGCAGGCAGATTggtttggggagagggagggaagagactCTACAAGCAGAGGACACAAACGTACAAGCTGAGTGGTTTGTACCGGCCTTTCTTGCGCTTTCTCTTTTGACCCTTCCCCTTTCCTCGCTTtgattttctggaagaaaaacaaaaaaaaaaaaaagagaaagagagagagggggggaaagaaagggagagagagagaaaatggaagaaaacgcaaggaagaagagaaaaaaaatacagccatgTGCCTtgctgggaggggagcagcACATGAGGCAGGACTGGAGGGTAAATCCCAGGGCCGAAGCACAGATCTCCACCTTGCACACACATTCACTGGCCCTCCGGCGCTCCGGTCAGCACCACAGCCAAGCCAAAACCAGGGTACTCAGCAGAGACCACCTCCAACAGAGCTGCTGCGAGCAGAGGTGGATCTGCTGAAGACTCAGATGGGCACCTGCCCCCTCTGAGAGGGGCAGTGGGAAAGGGACAGGGGGTGaaggagaaggaacagaaagCTTGGTGAAAGCATCACGCAACCGCAGTGAGTGCAGACAACCATTCCAGGCAACAAGCACGGGCGTACACCAATCGGCAAGAGGCAACCTGAGTGAAAGGGTTCTCTCCAGGGAAAAGGAAACCACTCTGACCTGATGCACTGCCTGGCACTGGGTGtaggcagcagctgagctccaacagctctgctgcaaggCTGGTGGCACTGCTGCCTTGGGATGGGAGCCTGGCCTCAGCAATCTACAGACAAGGGGATAGATCTGGTCTagacagcactgctgtgtgggAGAGGGCTATCTAACCTGAAGGCTTTGCTCATCCACCCCACTTCCTGCCTGTGGTTCAGAGGACTCCAGGACACCCTACTTGAATGTCTGAAACATCCCCTCTGGCAGTCTCCATCCTGAGTACtgaaggggaaagagggagaaaactgACTTAGTTATTCTACTCAGGAGATAACCAGCAAGCAGCTTTCagttcttccctcctttccttcctgtcaCCTTCCACAAGGATCTGCCAGACAGACAAGCAGATGGAGCCAAGGTATTAACTCCATCCTGAGAAATTCACCAGTTGCCTCTGACTcttgggcaggagctgggacaggtaGGGGCTAGGACATGCAGTACTGGACACTAACCACAGATCCCTATGGACCATTGAGAGCACAGGGAGCAAGGGAGGCTGGAGCCTGCGCTGCTCCTTGAGCCACACTAGCACAGGACCAAGGGAGAGACATCCAAGGAGAACGCCCTAGGCAAAGCACTAGGGCTTCTCAGGCAAATGTGTCCCAGCTCTGAGGCACTTCTGCAAAGGCTCCCTCGTTCCCTGTTGCAGCCTACCTCGGGAGAGAGCTGTCAAAGGGAAttgagaagcagaagagaaagcacCATAGGTGTTTCCTAGGCCCTGTTCAAGTCATCTCACTGGAACAAGTGTCAGAGCATCAGCTCAATCCCGGTTCTGCCCTACATGTCATGCAGGAGTCACAGGGAGATGGTGAGGGGAGGAAAATCAACctgaagggaggagaggggtaCCAATATAACGACTTTCAATCCAGCACAAATCAAAGTACACCAGcctctcccatcccttcccttccttccctggggagtGCAGAACCAGCAAAGAGCAGGCAAGGTGCTGTTAGAAGAGGAAAGTGAATGCAACACAGTTGGAGCTGGCTGCTACACCCACACCCCATCCTCACCAGAGTTCACACAGACCAAACTCTTGCACACCTTCAAACCACAGCGCCACACAGACCAACCGTCCCCAACACGGCCCTGCGCACAGAGGAGTGTTGGCTGCACACAGCTTGATGCAGCCAGGAGCAGATTTccagggggaggaggagaggctggaaggCAGCTAGAAATATACAACCACCAGGAGAGGGGTGAAAGAAGTTCTCTCACTCTCCTGTTTGCTCCCTCTGTCTCTGTTTCAGCCTCATCTCCAAATATTCACCCCGTTCTTTCCAACTCTGCACCTCTAAATGGCAGAGTTGCTTTCCCAGTCATGCGCAGTCCAGCTGACCCTCTCACCCAGAGAGGTCATTCCTTCTTTTCGACAGTGTTTCACATTTTGTGCTCATTCCTCAGACTACTGCAGGATGAGAGCTTATATTTTTACTTCCACAACCTCTTTACTTTGGGGAAGAAGTAAAGGGAAGGTTGTGCCTTAGCCTCCTTCACATCACCAGAGCAAATCCATCAGATTGCAAAAAACCCTTATGAAAGCCTCCGCCGAGACCCAGCAAGGACATCCACCTCCCTTCATACCCTCCCAGGTCCCcacccaaccaaaaccagtgTCACATCCTGCATGGCATCAGTCCTGCCTCCACCAGGCCTTTATTGCCACCTCTCCCAGTAGCCAGCAAAGTTCCTACCCAAGCTGCTGTGAAAGAAGCCAGCAAGTACTCACtcaagcagcaagaaaaaaattaataataaagaaagGCAGCGATTTGCAGTAACCAGAAACACCCcagaaagagggaagggagaatgAGGGCTGCACCTTGAATCCATACTGGTAGGACAGACACGACGGCATTTCCCTGACTTGGGATAATGCATTAGGAATGACTGCCATGGCCATGGGTCATGGGGTATGAAGGAAGGACCATCAGATCTGGGTTTCTGTGCCCACCTGGAATGGATTCAGAGTGTTGCTCCATGCACTACCACACGCCATTTCCAAAAACATCTTCTCAAAGTGAGTATCTCCAACCAAAGAAAAGGGCAAGGGGCAGTGGGGCAAGGAAACACCAACCAATCACcaaaagaggaaggaggaaaggcttGTCACTtacttttcttgtttgtttttgacaTCTTTCTTTGGTCTGCGGGGGAAGAGAGAACAAAGGCCTCATTAGAAAAGAGCTTACCACATATACTTCCAGTATTATCCCCAGTTCCCAACAAGTCCAGGGAAAAACATGTACAGTCAGCATTGTAGGATGCCCACGGCACAGGTTAAGTCATCCGTCTCAAAGTGTTTGCTCTCCTGTTGCACCTCACTGGCAACCAGTGCCAAAAAATCCCAGGTTGCAGACTAGCACTG contains these protein-coding regions:
- the VEGFA gene encoding vascular endothelial growth factor A isoform X1; its protein translation is MNFLLTWIHWGLAALLYLQSAELSKAAPALGDGERKPNEVIKFLEVYERSFCRTIETLVDIFQEYPDEVEYIFKPSCVPLMRCAGCCGDEGLECVPVDVYNVTMEIMRIKPHQSQHISHMSFLQHSKCDCRPKKDVKNKQEKWAQKPRSDGPSFIPHDPWPWQSFLMHYPKSGKCRRVCPTSMDSRKSKRGKGKGQKRKRKKGRYKPLSFHCEPCSERRKHLFVQDPQTCKCSCKFTDSRCKSRQLELNERTCRCEKPRR
- the VEGFA gene encoding vascular endothelial growth factor A isoform X12; amino-acid sequence: MRIKPHQSQHISHMSFLQHSKCDCRPKKDVKNKQEKWAQKPRSDGPSFIPHDPWPWQSFLMHYPKSGKCRRVCPTSMDSRKSKRGKGKGQKRKRKKGRYKPLSFHCEPCSERRKHLFVQDPQTCKCSCKFTDSRCKSRQLELNERTCRCEKPRR